The Candidatus Deferrimicrobiaceae bacterium genomic sequence TCAAGGAATTCTCGCCTACATCAGCAGGGAAAGCACCGATTGCTCGGCCAGTGCAAGCACCGACCCGGGGAGCAGGCCGAGCACAAGCACCGCCGCCGCACAGGCGCAAAGCGCAAGCGCGTAGCTCATCGGGGGCGTGTGCGGGACGACAACCTCCCCTTCTTCGGGCATGAAATACATGTAGACGACGATGCGCAGGTAGTAATAGACCGAGACCGCGCTGTTGAGAACACCGATAACCGCCAGCCAGATATAGCCGTTCTTGACGGCCGCACTGAACAGGTAGAACTTGCCTACGAATCCGCCGGTCGGAGGAATGCCCGCCAGGGAGATCAGGAACAGGGTGAGAAGCGCACCCAGGACGGGGTACTTGAACCCGATCCCCCGAAGTGCCCCGATGTCGTACCCTTCGTCTTCCTTCTGGGCGATCAGCATCAGCACACCGAACGCGCCGATGTTCATGAACGAATAGGTGAGCAGGTAGAAAAGCGACGCCTGGCCGCCCAATACGTCGCCCGCCACGAGACCGACGAGAATGTAGCCCGCGTGGGCGATGGAGGAATAGGCGAGGATGCGCTTGACGTTGTCCTGGCGGAGAGCGGTGAGGTTGCCCACCGTCATCGTCAATACCGCAAGTATCCAGAGGACCGGGCCGATCGCTGCCGGTGCGCCGGGGAACAGCAGGAGCCCGACACGGATAAGCGCGGCGAAGCCCGCGGCCTTGACGGCCGCCGACATGAACGCCGTGACCAGGGTGGGGGCCCCTTCGTAGGCGTCGGGCGTCCACATGTGGAACGGCGCCAGCGAAACCTTGAAGGCGAACCCGACCAGCAGCAATCCGAGCCCGCCGACGAACATGGGAGTCCCGGCCATCCCGCCGCCGGCAGCCAGGGAGGCCAGCGCCGGAATCTTGGTCGTGCCGGTCGAAGCGTAGATCAGCGCCATGCCGTAAAGCATGAAGGCGGCGCCGAACGCGCCGAGGAGGAAGTATTTGAGTGAGCCTTCAACCGCCGTCCACCGGTTGCGCTGGAATCCGACCAGGACATAGATCGGGATGGAGAGCGTTTCGAGCCCCAGGAAAATCGTGATGAGGTCGGTCCCCTTCGCCATGAGCAGCATGCCGGCGGTGGACATCAGGATCAACGCGTAGAACTCGCCTTTCTGCGTCCCGGCCCGCTCGGACCAGCCGGTGCCCATCAGCAGCACCAGGGCACAGGCCGAGAGCACCACGAGCGAGAAGAACATCCCGAACCCGTCGGAGGTCACCATGCCGGAGAAACCGACGATCAGAGTCGTCCCGATCGAGGCCACGGTCGCGATCGAGACGAGGACGCCGGCGATGCTCATCCAGCAGAGCGCCGCCTTGTTGTCTTCCGAGAAGAACAGGTCGGCCATGAGGACCGCGAGGGCCGTCAGCACCAGGATGGACTCGGGCGCGACGCTCGCGAGTCCCTGCATGACCTGGGAATTATCGAAGGGAATCGGGGCCATCCGCTTGTCTCACTTCCTCACGTCGAAATATCGGGCCATCAAGGTTTCGCCCACGGGCGCCGAGGCAATCGCCGCCTGCCTTTTCGCATGGATCTGCTGTACGAAAGCGTTGACCGACGCGTCCATTTTGCGCAGGAAAGGCTGCGGGTAGACGCCGATCCAGAAGATGAACAGGATGAGCGGAGCCATGTAAGCGATTTCGCGCGGATTCATGTCGGTCAGGTGAAGCTTGTGGGCGTTGGTCAGCTTCCCGAACAGGACACGCTGGACCATCCAGAGCATGTAGACTGCGGCCAGGATGACGCCGCTGGTCGCAAAAACGGTCGCGATCGGCGATGTCTTGAAGGCGCCGAGCATGATGAGGAACTCGCCGACGAACCCGTTCAGGCCCGGAAGGCCGATGGACGAGAACGTGACGAGCATGAACGTCAGCGTGAACAACGGGACGATCTTGGCGATCCCGCCGAAGTCGGAGATCTGGCGCGTGTGCGACCTCTCGTAGATGATGCCGACGCCGAGGAACAGGGCGCCGGTGGAGACGCCGTGGTTTATCATCTGAAGGATGCCGCCTTCGATGCCTTGCAGGTTAAGCGCGAACAACCCCAGCATGACGAAGCCCAGGTGCGAGACCGACGAGTAGGCGACCAGTTTCTTGATGTCTTTCTGGACCATTGCGACCAGCGCACCATAGATGATGCCGATGACGGCCAGAACCGTGATCAGCGGCATCAGGTCGAATGTGGCGACGGGGAAGAGCGGCATCGCGAGCCGAAGGAATCCGTAGGTGCCCATCTTCAGGAGAACAGCCGCCAGGATGACCGATCCGGAGGTTGGCGCCTCGACGTGGGCGTCGGGAAGCCAGGTGTGGAACGGGAACATCGGCACCTTGAAGGCGAAAGCCAGCCCGAACGCCAGGAACATCCAGAACTGCATCTTGACCGGCAGGTTCAGATTGTAGAGGGCCGAGATCTCGGTCGTGTAGACCCCCGTCACCTTGTAGTTGTAGAAGTAGAGCGCCATGATCGCGACCAGCATGAGCACGGAGCCGGCAAACGTGTAAATGAAGAACTTGACCGCGGCATAGATCCGCCGCTCGCCGCCCCACACGCCGATGAGGAAGTACATCGGGATGAGCACGAGCTCCCAGAAGATGTAGAAGAGGAACAGGTCGATCGCCAGGAAAACGCCGACCATGCCGACTTCAAGCACCAGCATGAAGATCATGAACTCCTTCACGTGCTTCTCGACGGCCGCGTAGGTTGATAGCACGGCGATCGGCATGATGAAGGTGGTCAGCATGAGAAGCCACAGGGAGATGCCGTCGACCCCGACGTTGTAGCCGATGCCGAACTGGGGAATCCACGCGACCTTCTGCGTGAACTGCATGGCCGCCGTGGCCCCGTCGAAGTTGAACAGCACCGGCAGCGAGAGAAGAAACTCGACCAGCGTCACCACGAAAGTGACGTGCTTGATCGCGCGTCCGTTCTCACGGGGCAGGAAAAAGAGGACGAACGCCCCCGCCAGCGGAAGGAAGATCAGTATCGTCAGAATATTCGCCATCAGGTTCGGACTTCCCGTCATCGGTTTATGCTCCGGAAGACTTCCATG encodes the following:
- a CDS encoding NADH-quinone oxidoreductase subunit N, which codes for MAPIPFDNSQVMQGLASVAPESILVLTALAVLMADLFFSEDNKAALCWMSIAGVLVSIATVASIGTTLIVGFSGMVTSDGFGMFFSLVVLSACALVLLMGTGWSERAGTQKGEFYALILMSTAGMLLMAKGTDLITIFLGLETLSIPIYVLVGFQRNRWTAVEGSLKYFLLGAFGAAFMLYGMALIYASTGTTKIPALASLAAGGGMAGTPMFVGGLGLLLVGFAFKVSLAPFHMWTPDAYEGAPTLVTAFMSAAVKAAGFAALIRVGLLLFPGAPAAIGPVLWILAVLTMTVGNLTALRQDNVKRILAYSSIAHAGYILVGLVAGDVLGGQASLFYLLTYSFMNIGAFGVLMLIAQKEDEGYDIGALRGIGFKYPVLGALLTLFLISLAGIPPTGGFVGKFYLFSAAVKNGYIWLAVIGVLNSAVSVYYYLRIVVYMYFMPEEGEVVVPHTPPMSYALALCACAAAVLVLGLLPGSVLALAEQSVLSLLM
- a CDS encoding NADH-quinone oxidoreductase subunit M translates to MTGSPNLMANILTILIFLPLAGAFVLFFLPRENGRAIKHVTFVVTLVEFLLSLPVLFNFDGATAAMQFTQKVAWIPQFGIGYNVGVDGISLWLLMLTTFIMPIAVLSTYAAVEKHVKEFMIFMLVLEVGMVGVFLAIDLFLFYIFWELVLIPMYFLIGVWGGERRIYAAVKFFIYTFAGSVLMLVAIMALYFYNYKVTGVYTTEISALYNLNLPVKMQFWMFLAFGLAFAFKVPMFPFHTWLPDAHVEAPTSGSVILAAVLLKMGTYGFLRLAMPLFPVATFDLMPLITVLAVIGIIYGALVAMVQKDIKKLVAYSSVSHLGFVMLGLFALNLQGIEGGILQMINHGVSTGALFLGVGIIYERSHTRQISDFGGIAKIVPLFTLTFMLVTFSSIGLPGLNGFVGEFLIMLGAFKTSPIATVFATSGVILAAVYMLWMVQRVLFGKLTNAHKLHLTDMNPREIAYMAPLILFIFWIGVYPQPFLRKMDASVNAFVQQIHAKRQAAIASAPVGETLMARYFDVRK